One window of the Arthrobacter sp. D5-1 genome contains the following:
- the map gene encoding type I methionyl aminopeptidase translates to MAFGQPRIEYKTNEQMRKMQEAGLVLSRALDAAVAAAKPGVTTKDLDDVFAAVLNDAGAKSNFLGYHGFPATICTSVNEEVVHGIPGTKVLKEGDIISIDGGCIVDGWHSDSARTVIVGTADPEDQRLSDVTEAAMWRGIAALANGKFVGDIGNAIDDYVSSVHGKPLGILEDYVGHGIGSEMHMAPDVLNYRTGHRGPKIRPGLCLAIEPMLVRGGIETATLDDDWTVVTTDGKRSCQWEHSVAVHEKGIWVLSAPDGGAEQLAPLGVVPVPIP, encoded by the coding sequence ATGGCGTTCGGTCAGCCCCGCATTGAATACAAGACCAACGAGCAGATGCGCAAGATGCAGGAGGCCGGGCTTGTCCTGAGCCGTGCACTTGATGCTGCAGTTGCGGCGGCCAAGCCGGGCGTCACCACCAAAGACCTGGACGATGTTTTTGCCGCGGTCCTCAACGATGCAGGTGCCAAGTCCAACTTCCTCGGCTACCACGGCTTCCCCGCCACAATTTGCACCTCCGTCAACGAAGAAGTGGTCCATGGCATCCCCGGGACCAAGGTCCTCAAGGAGGGTGACATTATTTCCATCGACGGCGGCTGCATCGTGGACGGCTGGCATTCAGACTCTGCGCGGACGGTCATCGTGGGTACGGCGGATCCCGAAGACCAGCGGCTCTCCGACGTCACTGAGGCTGCCATGTGGCGTGGCATCGCCGCCCTTGCCAACGGAAAATTCGTCGGAGACATCGGCAACGCGATCGATGACTACGTCTCCTCCGTCCACGGCAAGCCCTTGGGCATCCTGGAAGACTACGTAGGGCACGGCATTGGCTCCGAAATGCACATGGCCCCGGATGTCCTGAACTACCGGACCGGCCACCGCGGACCGAAGATCCGCCCAGGCCTGTGCCTGGCCATCGAACCCATGCTGGTGCGCGGGGGCATCGAAACCGCCACCCTCGACGACGACTGGACCGTTGTCACCACTGACGGCAAGCGTTCCTGCCAGTGGGAGCATTCTGTCGCCGTCCACGAAAAGGGCATCTGGGTCCTGTCCGCC
- a CDS encoding NAD-dependent epimerase/dehydratase family protein, producing the protein MKIAVTGATGFIGGAVAAAAEAQGWEVVRFARQHGPGLNYWDLTGLPPARLPGVDAVVHAAAHVADWGPSALFHRANVLGTRAVAEAFAGTRLVHISSSSVYPWWESCVNRAEDEVATRHLSAYGRSKALADVEARRHGNAVALRPHGVYGPGDRTLLPRLISNIRRGHLLSVGHAQVKHQLTHVDNLVQATLAACRSEIRGAVNVGDAEPVELGGVLRQVLDSSGFHGVDIRYLPEPAAMALAGISEAVSRASGRNPRLTRYAVSQLGRERTYSLERLRHELGIEPISTTVSDAGKWFKHGA; encoded by the coding sequence GTGAAGATTGCAGTCACCGGCGCCACTGGGTTCATCGGGGGAGCCGTGGCCGCAGCTGCGGAGGCCCAGGGATGGGAGGTAGTCCGCTTCGCGAGACAGCACGGACCTGGCCTGAATTACTGGGATCTGACCGGGCTTCCCCCAGCGCGGCTTCCCGGCGTTGACGCTGTGGTGCACGCGGCAGCACACGTTGCCGATTGGGGTCCGTCTGCCCTCTTCCACCGGGCCAACGTCCTGGGCACCCGTGCCGTGGCCGAGGCCTTCGCTGGCACCCGCCTGGTCCACATCTCCAGTTCCAGCGTGTACCCGTGGTGGGAATCATGTGTCAACCGGGCCGAGGATGAGGTAGCCACACGCCACCTGAGTGCCTACGGACGCAGCAAGGCGCTCGCCGACGTCGAAGCCCGTCGCCATGGCAATGCCGTGGCACTGCGCCCGCACGGTGTCTACGGGCCGGGGGACCGGACGCTGCTGCCACGTCTGATCAGCAACATCAGGCGAGGCCATTTGCTGAGTGTCGGACATGCCCAGGTGAAACATCAATTGACGCACGTGGACAATCTGGTGCAAGCTACCCTTGCCGCCTGCCGCTCCGAAATCCGGGGCGCCGTCAACGTGGGGGACGCTGAGCCTGTTGAATTGGGTGGAGTGCTGCGCCAGGTGCTGGACTCCTCTGGATTCCACGGCGTGGACATCAGGTACCTTCCCGAGCCCGCGGCCATGGCTTTAGCCGGCATTTCGGAGGCGGTTTCACGGGCGAGCGGCCGGAATCCGCGGCTCACACGTTACGCGGTGAGCCAACTCGGGAGGGAGCGAACCTACTCCTTGGAACGCCTCCGGCACGAGCTGGGAATCGAGCCAATTTCGACCACAGTCTCGGATGCGGGAAAATGGTTCAAGCACGGAGCCTGA
- a CDS encoding class I adenylate-forming enzyme family protein, whose protein sequence is MSEETVEQSAGTADLIAAVYAAAERFPQHPAITAPGKARRIRGVRGAEAVKPGQTITYRELVDGIEATALSLQKDGFGLGERMLFSVRPSPAAFVLALGAVRAGGSVVFIDPGIGPSLFRDRAGLASPQWAASESLLYALSAKSPFRPLARRRGLLLPDYGAMEVRHYYAGPWLPGVPRGASPVRALASTRMATGDGKIGGDAVNASSQEAVIIFTSGTTGAPKGVIHTRGSLAAGFGQLTTRCTFREGDRVHSEQLMMGLPALIAGAHWTMPAYGFSAHIDPLRLAGELGPVAGQKTAYDGATHLFLVPSQLAPILDSIEEGTVRMPASLRTVMLGAAPILAPFLKRAMQLLPGIEFKLIYGMTEALPIAIADGHEKLAFASGAEAEVTAPDGTGEGDFLGEPLPAVGIRVAEDHELLVRGPNVCHGYLGEDPMVEHATGDLVRLDHGSAGAPRLVMIGRKKDMIIRGKTNIYPALYEPVIAGIPGVRQAVMVGVPDDVGDEAVWLAVVVAAGESAALMKSRLARDLPRLIDESALPDHIEVLESILSGGRHRKPDRAALRQEFASRTQPEADADAAGTR, encoded by the coding sequence ATGTCTGAGGAGACAGTTGAGCAGTCAGCGGGCACTGCCGACCTGATCGCCGCCGTATATGCAGCAGCGGAACGGTTCCCGCAACACCCGGCGATCACAGCCCCAGGCAAAGCACGCCGCATCAGGGGCGTGCGTGGTGCGGAGGCAGTGAAACCCGGACAGACCATCACCTACCGTGAGCTGGTGGACGGGATCGAGGCGACGGCGCTCAGCCTCCAGAAGGACGGATTCGGCTTGGGGGAGCGCATGTTGTTCTCCGTACGTCCCAGCCCTGCGGCGTTTGTCCTGGCCTTGGGCGCTGTACGGGCGGGTGGCTCGGTGGTGTTTATTGACCCGGGAATCGGTCCTTCCCTCTTTCGGGATCGTGCAGGGCTCGCGTCGCCGCAGTGGGCAGCCTCGGAGTCGCTCCTGTACGCGTTGAGCGCCAAGAGCCCTTTCCGTCCCCTTGCACGGAGACGGGGCCTGCTTCTCCCCGACTATGGCGCCATGGAGGTCCGCCACTACTACGCGGGACCGTGGTTGCCTGGCGTGCCACGGGGCGCGTCGCCGGTGAGGGCCCTGGCGTCGACGCGGATGGCAACGGGGGATGGCAAAATTGGCGGCGACGCGGTGAATGCGTCCTCGCAGGAAGCCGTCATCATCTTCACATCGGGGACTACCGGTGCTCCCAAAGGCGTGATCCACACCCGGGGATCGCTCGCCGCGGGCTTTGGACAACTCACCACGCGCTGCACCTTCAGGGAAGGCGACAGGGTCCACTCGGAGCAACTCATGATGGGCCTGCCCGCGCTCATTGCCGGTGCGCACTGGACCATGCCGGCGTACGGATTCTCCGCCCACATCGATCCTCTCCGGCTTGCGGGCGAACTTGGGCCTGTGGCCGGCCAAAAAACAGCGTACGACGGCGCCACCCACCTTTTCCTGGTGCCGTCACAGTTGGCGCCCATCCTGGACTCGATCGAGGAAGGAACGGTCAGGATGCCGGCATCGCTGAGGACAGTCATGCTTGGGGCGGCGCCGATCCTGGCGCCATTTCTGAAACGGGCCATGCAACTGCTTCCGGGCATCGAGTTCAAACTGATCTATGGCATGACCGAAGCGCTTCCAATCGCCATTGCCGACGGACACGAGAAATTGGCCTTCGCGTCAGGTGCAGAGGCTGAAGTAACGGCCCCCGACGGCACAGGCGAAGGTGACTTCCTGGGGGAGCCGCTGCCCGCCGTCGGAATCCGGGTGGCTGAAGACCACGAACTGTTGGTCCGGGGTCCCAATGTGTGCCACGGCTACCTGGGCGAAGACCCGATGGTGGAGCACGCGACGGGGGACCTCGTCCGGCTGGACCACGGCAGCGCCGGGGCGCCCAGGCTGGTGATGATCGGGCGTAAGAAGGACATGATCATCCGAGGGAAGACCAACATCTACCCGGCACTCTACGAGCCGGTCATTGCCGGGATCCCCGGGGTCCGGCAAGCAGTGATGGTAGGCGTTCCGGATGACGTCGGAGACGAGGCAGTGTGGCTGGCCGTCGTCGTTGCGGCTGGCGAAAGTGCAGCCCTGATGAAGTCGCGGCTTGCCCGAGACCTCCCACGGCTCATCGACGAATCCGCGCTCCCGGACCACATTGAAGTCCTGGAGTCCATCCTGTCCGGTGGCCGGCACCGGAAACCTGACCGTGCAGCATTGCGGCAGGAGTTCGCGTCACGCACCCAGCCAGAGGCAGACGCAGACGCAGCGGGAACACGGTGA
- a CDS encoding cytochrome P450, translated as MADVATAEQWERRIHLGAHPLLYPLIRGLGSLRPVVKLPGLGVLVSEAGLVREVLMDQQRFVKNGRSGSGALWTPVVGPKALVNMDGEDHKKLRQRLGDLFTPRSVAGIVEPAASAFESRIAKELDAGRSVDVVECVKDLAGGVISRLLGVPDDAPGRLPNKELFNLGSSISSLVRLGRPSLTARQIAKGRSAVGILAGPARVAYRESDPGTFPGRLRELGMSEEEAMGIISAFVMVGTETLVSFLPRMVALLTDSGRVEELANQRSTVPAVINEALRFTVPSPMMIRDAVAPGVIGGTEVRAGDRILLSTVHAAKSLRGFDPAEAIPPQARQLWFGAGAHFCIGMPLAMAEINAALDVLLDRYLQQPWTIRSRRVSRGVLIPGYKSLELANV; from the coding sequence ATGGCGGACGTGGCCACGGCGGAGCAATGGGAACGACGCATCCACCTGGGCGCCCACCCTCTGCTGTATCCGTTGATTCGAGGTTTGGGCAGCCTCCGTCCGGTGGTCAAGCTGCCAGGGTTGGGGGTGCTGGTCAGTGAAGCCGGCTTGGTTCGTGAGGTCCTCATGGACCAGCAGAGATTTGTCAAGAATGGCCGCTCGGGTTCAGGCGCCCTCTGGACTCCCGTGGTGGGCCCCAAAGCCTTGGTGAACATGGATGGAGAAGACCACAAGAAATTGCGGCAACGCCTCGGTGATCTGTTCACGCCGCGATCGGTAGCCGGGATAGTGGAGCCGGCGGCATCCGCCTTTGAGTCACGAATCGCCAAGGAACTGGACGCGGGACGTTCGGTGGACGTGGTGGAATGCGTGAAGGACCTGGCAGGGGGAGTGATCTCCCGGTTGCTGGGAGTGCCCGACGACGCGCCGGGCAGGCTACCCAACAAGGAACTCTTCAACCTGGGCTCTTCCATTTCCTCGCTTGTCCGCTTGGGGCGTCCCTCCCTGACGGCGCGGCAAATCGCGAAGGGGCGTTCCGCCGTCGGAATCCTGGCAGGACCGGCCAGGGTGGCTTACCGGGAGAGTGACCCCGGGACATTTCCCGGGAGGCTCCGGGAACTCGGCATGAGCGAGGAAGAAGCGATGGGCATCATCAGTGCCTTCGTCATGGTGGGCACCGAAACGCTGGTCTCATTCCTTCCGCGGATGGTGGCGCTCCTTACGGACAGCGGACGGGTGGAGGAACTGGCCAACCAGCGCTCAACCGTTCCTGCCGTGATCAATGAGGCCCTTCGCTTCACAGTGCCATCGCCCATGATGATCCGGGATGCAGTGGCCCCCGGGGTCATTGGAGGGACGGAGGTCCGGGCCGGCGACAGGATACTGCTGTCCACCGTCCATGCTGCCAAGAGCCTCCGCGGCTTTGACCCGGCAGAAGCCATACCCCCGCAAGCGCGTCAGCTGTGGTTCGGCGCGGGAGCACACTTCTGTATCGGCATGCCGTTGGCCATGGCCGAGATCAACGCAGCCTTGGACGTACTGCTGGACCGGTATCTTCAGCAACCCTGGACCATCCGGAGCCGCCGTGTCAGCAGAGGTGTTCTCATTCCGGGATACAAGAGTCTGGAACTGGCGAATGTCTGA
- a CDS encoding glycosyltransferase family A protein, which produces MNARPEPASPGLESSAPTRPLCIAVPMLNEEKLVRQTLLSLAAQEHKDFTVVVVDNGSTDNSRGIVAEFAAEHPGMDIRLLTEGQKGTGAAADTGMRFGVEHGAVWLARTDSDCLAAPDWTARIMAAFDDGLELIAGQLNPRLDEGISAGERRMMLLAVEVASFFGRIRPGNKGEGYLGPYQMLPGCNMAITADMYHRSGGFPRSSIEDLHEDRALSNRVRKLTRNYALRRDVVVFGSSRRVKAWGLKNTLAWYADHRYRPEHVDIR; this is translated from the coding sequence ATGAACGCACGGCCGGAGCCTGCAAGCCCAGGGCTGGAAAGCAGCGCTCCCACCAGGCCGCTGTGTATCGCTGTTCCGATGCTGAACGAGGAGAAACTGGTACGTCAGACACTGCTGTCCCTGGCGGCCCAAGAGCACAAGGATTTCACGGTTGTTGTGGTGGACAACGGCTCCACTGATAACAGCCGTGGCATCGTGGCTGAGTTCGCCGCGGAACATCCCGGAATGGACATCCGGCTCCTGACCGAAGGGCAGAAGGGTACTGGGGCGGCAGCGGATACGGGCATGCGCTTCGGTGTGGAGCACGGCGCAGTATGGTTGGCCCGCACCGATTCCGATTGCCTTGCAGCTCCGGACTGGACTGCCAGGATCATGGCCGCCTTCGATGACGGGCTGGAACTGATCGCTGGTCAGCTTAATCCGAGGCTTGATGAGGGAATCAGCGCCGGTGAACGGCGGATGATGTTGCTCGCGGTGGAGGTGGCCTCATTCTTTGGGCGTATTCGTCCCGGCAATAAGGGCGAGGGGTACCTGGGGCCGTACCAAATGCTCCCGGGCTGCAACATGGCCATCACCGCAGATATGTACCACCGGTCCGGCGGATTCCCCCGCTCCAGCATCGAAGACCTCCATGAGGACAGGGCACTGTCCAACCGGGTCAGAAAGCTGACCCGGAACTACGCCCTGCGGCGGGATGTTGTGGTGTTCGGCTCATCACGCCGCGTCAAGGCCTGGGGCTTGAAGAACACTCTGGCGTGGTATGCAGACCACCGGTACCGTCCCGAGCACGTGGATATCCGGTGA
- a CDS encoding 3-oxoacyl-[acyl-carrier-protein] synthase III C-terminal domain-containing protein → MHTALSGHSRISGLEVYLPPARLDTAAVERRIAEHSPGFRVPQGLIGRVTGIRSRSVMAETEQASDLAANAAAKVMAECGLQAPEVDLLIFASASQDMVEPATGHMVAAKLGLACPVMDVKNACNSFLNGVEVGDSLIATGRYARVLVATGESPSRAVRWKVPDFETFASSFPGYTMSDGGAAVLLEAADREPSGPEGAAGILSMAFTARSSHWSVGTLSAGGSAFPRDPEASYFSMDGEKLKDAFLDLGSEILDQTLERLDLSWTDFAVVCVHQVSAPYRAIFAERAGVPSELLVPSVEDFGNLASVSLPLQLKLAMDSGRCGPGDLVALVGLAGGVSLGMAVVRL, encoded by the coding sequence ATGCACACTGCTTTATCTGGGCACAGCCGGATTTCGGGGCTCGAGGTCTACCTGCCACCCGCCCGGCTGGACACGGCCGCCGTCGAGCGCCGTATTGCTGAGCACAGTCCGGGGTTCCGGGTCCCTCAGGGCCTGATCGGTCGCGTCACGGGAATCCGTTCCCGCAGTGTCATGGCTGAAACCGAACAAGCGTCGGACCTGGCGGCCAACGCTGCGGCCAAGGTTATGGCTGAGTGTGGACTGCAGGCTCCGGAAGTAGACCTCTTGATCTTTGCTTCGGCCAGCCAGGACATGGTGGAGCCGGCCACCGGACATATGGTTGCGGCAAAGTTGGGGCTCGCATGCCCGGTCATGGACGTCAAGAACGCCTGCAACAGTTTCCTCAACGGCGTCGAAGTGGGGGACTCCCTGATCGCTACGGGACGCTATGCCCGCGTGCTGGTGGCCACCGGTGAATCGCCGTCGAGGGCAGTTCGGTGGAAGGTTCCGGACTTTGAGACTTTTGCGTCCAGTTTTCCCGGGTACACCATGAGCGACGGCGGTGCCGCAGTTTTGCTTGAGGCGGCAGACCGGGAGCCGTCAGGTCCCGAAGGGGCGGCCGGAATCCTGTCCATGGCCTTCACGGCGCGGAGCAGCCACTGGTCTGTGGGTACGCTCTCAGCGGGAGGTTCCGCGTTTCCCCGCGATCCGGAAGCCAGCTATTTCAGCATGGACGGTGAAAAGCTGAAGGACGCGTTCCTGGATCTTGGTTCTGAGATTCTTGACCAGACGCTCGAGCGGCTTGACCTGTCATGGACGGACTTCGCAGTGGTGTGTGTTCATCAAGTCAGTGCTCCGTACCGGGCGATCTTCGCTGAGCGTGCCGGTGTTCCCAGTGAGTTGCTGGTCCCTTCCGTGGAGGATTTCGGCAACCTGGCGTCAGTCAGCCTGCCGCTGCAACTGAAACTCGCCATGGACAGCGGGCGGTGTGGACCAGGTGACCTCGTCGCGTTGGTGGGATTGGCCGGCGGCGTCAGCCTGGGCATGGCAGTGGTGCGGCTGTGA
- a CDS encoding adenylate kinase: MLIIGPPGSGKGTQAERISERLGVVAISTGDIFRANVKGETPLGIEAKKYMDAGDFVPDSVTNDMVRDRLSQSDVENGFLLDGYPRTTAQVDYLDQILAEGQQELDVVLQLTADDEELVTRLLGRAKETGRSDDNETVIRHRLDLYHEQTEAVVAKYAERGILTQVDGIGGIDEVTDRVLTAIESAKAV; encoded by the coding sequence ATGCTGATCATTGGACCTCCCGGTTCGGGCAAGGGTACGCAGGCTGAACGGATTTCCGAGCGCCTCGGCGTAGTCGCCATTTCCACTGGCGATATCTTCCGTGCCAACGTCAAGGGCGAAACACCCTTGGGCATTGAAGCCAAGAAGTACATGGACGCAGGCGACTTTGTTCCGGACAGCGTTACGAACGACATGGTTCGGGACCGCCTGAGCCAGAGCGACGTGGAGAACGGCTTCCTCCTGGACGGCTACCCGCGTACCACGGCCCAGGTTGATTACCTGGACCAGATCCTCGCCGAAGGCCAGCAGGAGCTCGACGTCGTGCTCCAGCTGACCGCCGATGACGAAGAACTGGTGACCCGTCTCCTTGGCCGTGCCAAAGAGACCGGACGTTCCGATGACAACGAGACCGTGATCCGTCACCGTCTTGATCTGTACCACGAGCAAACCGAAGCCGTTGTGGCCAAGTACGCCGAGCGTGGAATCCTCACGCAGGTTGATGGCATTGGCGGTATCGATGAAGTTACCGATCGTGTCCTCACCGCGATTGAGTCGGCCAAGGCCGTCTAG
- the secY gene encoding preprotein translocase subunit SecY, which yields MLSAFGRAFRTPDLRRKLLFTLGIITIFRLGAFIPSPGVNYQNVQQCLNTGDTSQGIYQLVNLFSGGALLQVSVFALGIMPYITASIIVQLLRVVIPRFQQLYEEGSSGQSKLTQYTRYLTIALGLLNATTLVSLARSGQLLPGCNLPIIPDESIMTTILIIITLTAGTGLIMWMGELVTEKGVGNGMSLLIFTSIAASFPGSLGAIWESKGPGTFFTVLAVGLLTVALVVFVEQSQRRVPVQYAKRMIGRRTVGGTSTYIPIKVNMAGVVPVIFASSMLYLPGLISQFNQPAPGEQMAPWVEWINNNLTRGDHPIYMALYFAMIVFFTYFYVAITFNPEEVSDNMKKYGGFIPGIRAGKPTADYLQYVLSRITLPGALYLGFVALIPLVALVLINANQNFPFGGTSILIMVGVGLETVKQIDAQLQQRHYEGLLR from the coding sequence TTGCTAAGCGCATTCGGCCGGGCGTTTCGGACGCCTGATTTGCGACGCAAGTTGTTGTTCACGCTGGGAATCATCACAATCTTCCGCTTGGGAGCTTTTATCCCCTCGCCTGGTGTGAACTACCAGAATGTCCAGCAATGCTTGAACACCGGTGACACCTCGCAGGGCATCTACCAGCTGGTTAACTTGTTCAGCGGCGGCGCGTTGCTGCAGGTCTCAGTCTTTGCCTTGGGCATCATGCCCTACATCACGGCGAGCATCATCGTGCAGCTGCTCCGGGTGGTCATTCCCCGGTTCCAGCAGCTCTACGAAGAGGGTTCCTCGGGACAGTCAAAGTTGACCCAGTACACCCGGTACCTCACTATCGCCCTCGGCCTGCTGAACGCCACCACTCTGGTGTCGCTGGCCCGGTCCGGTCAACTGCTCCCGGGCTGCAACCTGCCCATCATCCCTGATGAGAGCATCATGACCACCATCCTCATCATCATCACGTTGACGGCCGGTACCGGCCTCATCATGTGGATGGGCGAGCTGGTGACGGAGAAGGGTGTGGGCAACGGTATGTCGCTGCTCATCTTCACCTCCATCGCTGCAAGCTTCCCGGGTTCGCTGGGTGCCATCTGGGAGAGCAAGGGTCCCGGCACCTTCTTCACCGTGCTGGCTGTCGGTTTGCTGACTGTGGCCTTGGTTGTTTTCGTGGAGCAGTCCCAGCGCCGTGTTCCGGTCCAGTATGCGAAGCGCATGATCGGCCGCCGCACAGTGGGCGGTACCAGCACCTACATTCCCATCAAGGTGAACATGGCCGGCGTTGTGCCTGTCATCTTCGCGTCCTCCATGCTCTACCTGCCCGGGCTGATTTCGCAGTTCAACCAGCCGGCGCCAGGGGAGCAGATGGCCCCGTGGGTTGAGTGGATCAACAACAACCTCACCCGTGGCGACCACCCCATCTACATGGCGCTCTATTTCGCCATGATCGTGTTCTTTACGTACTTCTACGTGGCCATCACCTTCAACCCTGAAGAAGTGTCGGACAACATGAAGAAGTACGGCGGGTTCATTCCGGGCATCCGGGCGGGTAAACCGACCGCGGACTACCTGCAGTACGTGCTTTCCAGGATCACCCTGCCTGGAGCCCTCTACCTGGGCTTCGTGGCGTTGATTCCGCTGGTTGCACTCGTCCTGATCAATGCCAACCAGAACTTCCCGTTCGGTGGCACCTCAATCCTGATCATGGTGGGTGTCGGCCTGGAAACCGTCAAGCAGATTGATGCGCAGCTACAACAACGTCACTACGAAGGGCTTTTGCGATGA